The proteins below are encoded in one region of Bifidobacterium dentium JCM 1195 = DSM 20436:
- a CDS encoding alpha-galactosidase, producing MERQYMWGNDSVSLAFEVNADEHVSLSRIVFGMVEKVFAQRLPLAEIILSGTGHWIACDRLIHTTIGRDLVLLSFDERTKGESRCLDVKMRDEQHALDVVVTYVISPGTSVVCAYATVINRGAGHVFLESVTSAVLPMGSMSNDETWKKEWILLEGHYDWLGEGRWSYTKCSDLFPVLRQELTNHNPRSEHAVVSTGTWSTGGSVPMAFLESRETGNVWAFQVEHNGAWRWEIGDNTVDGYFALSGPTSVNHSWMKDLGEGESFATVPASFVMGGDMQTTVEEMTKYRRIGRLVDESSAVSQVIFNDYMNTINGDPTTEKLLPLISSAAQVGCEVFVIDCGWYDDSGDWWPSVGEWKPSKTRFPGPRGIGEVIDAIKEAGMVPGLWLEPEVIGIKSPVAQELPDSAFFQRNGQRVVEQERYILDLRDESARRYLDGVVDRLIGDYGVQYFKMDYNVSPGAGTDYHADSVGDGLLGHNRAFLDWVDGLHRRYPKLILENCSSGGMREDFAQTSRFQVQSTSDQQDYRLYPVIAATAPLMVLPEQAASWAYPQAEMDAEQTAFNINTTFLGRFFLSGYINQMEEWQKNIIQQGIQAYREHVQPMIGESVPLWPLGLPSWDSAVVALGVKASRRTIVTVWARNAPETVKEVALFLPHLHGEGVQCRTIFPVGPAFDEWDAKWSEADSSLIVSIPHGMYASRSFELVEKGGETLLS from the coding sequence ATGGAAAGGCAATATATGTGGGGAAACGATAGCGTGTCTCTTGCCTTCGAAGTGAATGCGGACGAGCATGTATCGCTTTCCCGCATCGTCTTTGGGATGGTGGAGAAGGTTTTTGCACAAAGGCTGCCGCTTGCGGAAATCATCCTCTCCGGTACGGGACATTGGATCGCATGTGATCGGCTGATACATACGACCATCGGCAGGGATTTGGTCCTTTTGTCGTTTGATGAGAGGACTAAGGGGGAGTCGCGATGTCTTGACGTCAAAATGAGGGATGAGCAACATGCTCTCGATGTGGTCGTGACATATGTGATTTCTCCGGGAACGTCCGTGGTCTGCGCATATGCGACGGTTATCAACAGGGGGGCGGGGCATGTGTTTCTTGAGTCGGTGACCAGTGCCGTTCTTCCTATGGGGTCGATGTCTAATGATGAGACCTGGAAGAAGGAATGGATCCTGCTTGAAGGTCATTATGATTGGCTTGGCGAGGGGCGTTGGTCCTATACGAAATGCTCGGATCTGTTCCCAGTGCTTCGTCAGGAGCTTACGAATCATAATCCGCGCAGTGAGCATGCTGTCGTTTCCACGGGAACATGGTCTACGGGCGGATCGGTGCCGATGGCGTTCTTGGAGAGCCGGGAGACGGGCAATGTGTGGGCTTTCCAGGTTGAGCATAATGGCGCATGGCGTTGGGAAATCGGCGACAACACAGTGGATGGATACTTCGCGTTGTCCGGCCCTACGAGCGTCAATCATTCATGGATGAAGGATTTGGGGGAAGGCGAGTCTTTCGCGACTGTGCCGGCGTCGTTCGTCATGGGTGGGGACATGCAGACCACCGTTGAGGAAATGACGAAATACCGGCGAATCGGAAGGTTGGTCGATGAGTCGTCCGCTGTTTCCCAAGTGATATTCAACGACTATATGAATACGATAAATGGCGACCCGACCACGGAAAAGTTGTTGCCGCTGATTTCAAGCGCGGCGCAGGTTGGTTGCGAGGTCTTCGTCATAGATTGCGGCTGGTATGACGATTCCGGCGATTGGTGGCCGAGCGTCGGAGAGTGGAAGCCGTCAAAAACCAGATTCCCGGGGCCTAGGGGAATCGGGGAAGTGATTGATGCGATTAAAGAGGCGGGAATGGTTCCCGGTCTCTGGCTGGAGCCCGAAGTCATTGGAATCAAATCACCTGTTGCGCAAGAGCTTCCTGACTCTGCGTTCTTCCAACGCAACGGGCAGCGTGTGGTTGAGCAGGAGCGGTATATCCTTGATCTGCGCGATGAGTCTGCCCGCCGATATTTGGATGGCGTTGTGGATCGACTGATCGGTGACTATGGCGTTCAGTACTTCAAAATGGATTACAACGTCTCTCCAGGGGCTGGAACCGACTACCACGCTGATTCGGTGGGGGATGGATTGCTTGGCCATAATCGAGCCTTCCTTGATTGGGTTGATGGTCTGCATCGTAGATATCCGAAATTGATTCTTGAAAATTGTTCTTCAGGTGGAATGCGTGAGGATTTTGCCCAGACGTCCAGATTCCAAGTGCAATCCACATCTGATCAGCAGGACTACCGCTTGTACCCGGTTATTGCGGCGACGGCTCCGTTGATGGTACTGCCGGAGCAGGCTGCCAGTTGGGCGTATCCGCAGGCCGAGATGGATGCGGAGCAGACGGCGTTCAATATCAATACCACGTTCTTGGGGCGTTTCTTCCTTTCCGGATACATCAATCAAATGGAAGAGTGGCAGAAGAACATTATCCAGCAAGGTATTCAGGCCTATCGAGAGCATGTGCAGCCGATGATTGGGGAGTCGGTGCCCCTCTGGCCGCTTGGGTTGCCATCGTGGGATTCTGCGGTGGTGGCGTTGGGTGTGAAGGCCTCTCGGCGGACGATAGTCACCGTGTGGGCGAGGAACGCTCCGGAAACGGTGAAGGAGGTTGCGCTCTTCTTGCCACACTTACACGGCGAGGGCGTTCAATGCCGAACGATTTTCCCGGTTGGTCCCGCTTTTGATGAATGGGATGCCAAATGGTCAGAAGCTGATTCGAGTCTTATCGTGTCCATTCCGCATGGAATGTATGCGTCAAGATCTTTCGAACTCGTTGAGAAAGGCGGTGAAACCCTTCTTTCGTAG
- a CDS encoding ABC transporter substrate-binding protein, whose amino-acid sequence MKMFTKAHVATAVAMGAALSMVLSGCSNPTAGDGNGDVDTSAKDYWPSATQKLDGVELTMWVAQNSNKIPVKVVNDFEKATGAKVKLETIPDPYEQNIQTKITTGDTPDLAFWQPTQSMLAGFIAQDKLQKLDNAPWVDDYTDGIADAGGVVDGTRYAALVSTPPVMGVFYNKKVFEKAGITEIPKGWDEYVAVAKKIKDANIDGVESPLFEMGGSQWGTQYSVQIQLAEAAQDGLWDRVNSGKEKFTDKTIQTAIDNYKHLFDEGLYNKNAGSAKDTDEAQALWEGKAGMIVCVNSLFNQIAALADNDKAALDENIGFFPLSAKGNIGTVIPEQNNSVVAFKTSDSKKEAAARQFINYWMTEDYETFVKDQGIVSVIKNVDTPDNVPQALLDSADSIKDSVGSMQSLAVANPDLYINLADMINGTKSATDVAKATQDQFAQLAKAQGIKGF is encoded by the coding sequence ATGAAGATGTTCACAAAGGCCCACGTTGCGACGGCGGTCGCTATGGGAGCGGCCCTGTCGATGGTTCTTTCGGGATGTTCGAACCCTACGGCCGGAGATGGCAATGGTGATGTGGATACCTCCGCGAAGGATTACTGGCCGTCTGCCACACAAAAGCTTGACGGTGTGGAATTGACCATGTGGGTTGCACAGAATTCCAACAAGATTCCGGTCAAGGTCGTCAATGATTTCGAGAAGGCAACTGGGGCCAAAGTTAAGCTGGAAACGATTCCTGACCCATATGAGCAGAACATCCAGACCAAGATCACAACGGGTGACACTCCCGATCTTGCTTTCTGGCAACCCACTCAGTCCATGCTTGCTGGATTCATCGCCCAAGACAAACTACAGAAGCTGGATAACGCACCTTGGGTGGACGATTATACGGACGGCATAGCCGATGCCGGCGGCGTAGTCGATGGCACTCGTTATGCGGCACTGGTATCCACTCCGCCAGTGATGGGTGTTTTCTACAATAAGAAAGTCTTTGAGAAAGCCGGCATCACGGAGATTCCAAAAGGTTGGGATGAGTACGTGGCAGTAGCCAAAAAGATCAAGGATGCCAATATCGACGGAGTCGAATCTCCGCTGTTCGAGATGGGTGGATCTCAGTGGGGAACCCAGTACTCCGTTCAGATTCAGCTTGCCGAGGCTGCTCAGGACGGCTTGTGGGATCGTGTTAATTCCGGTAAGGAGAAGTTTACGGACAAGACGATTCAGACTGCCATCGACAACTACAAGCATCTCTTTGATGAGGGGTTGTATAACAAGAATGCCGGTTCGGCGAAGGACACCGATGAGGCTCAGGCCCTTTGGGAAGGCAAGGCAGGCATGATTGTCTGCGTGAACTCCTTGTTCAACCAGATTGCCGCGTTGGCGGACAATGACAAGGCGGCACTTGATGAGAACATAGGTTTCTTCCCGTTGTCTGCCAAGGGCAACATCGGAACGGTCATTCCGGAACAGAATAACTCGGTGGTCGCATTCAAGACGAGTGATTCCAAGAAGGAAGCCGCCGCACGACAGTTCATCAATTATTGGATGACTGAGGATTATGAAACGTTCGTCAAGGATCAGGGCATTGTCTCCGTTATTAAAAACGTGGACACGCCTGACAATGTGCCGCAGGCATTGCTTGACTCGGCAGATTCCATCAAGGATTCCGTCGGTTCCATGCAATCCTTGGCCGTGGCGAATCCGGATCTCTATATCAACTTGGCCGATATGATCAATGGCACCAAGTCCGCAACCGATGTAGCGAAAGCGACTCAGGATCAATTTGCTCAACTTGCAAAGGCGCAAGGGATCAAGGGGTTCTGA
- a CDS encoding carbohydrate ABC transporter permease codes for MSAQAVARAVPRPEKKKRNKSQKVLMRQNYPVRYLIPAYVMLLIFFFVPTILNLIYAFTNWSAYSKTISFVGLSNFVDLFRSGNLLRDLRITLIYALLVAIFQNTFGLMLAVFLEEDTRINRFARTMFFIPVIMSALAVGYIWQAVLKSDGALNQILSFLLGANIDVAWLGSTIWTIIVVAAIHGWKWMGLSMLIFLAGLKTIDSDVIEAAAIDGATRRQTFWRIKFPLLAPAFTFNVATSLLGSMNGFDIVQATTQGGPGSTTEIINIFIWRTFGQGLYSQSTTMSLVLFIMVMIIAVPLIWYLRRREAKIL; via the coding sequence ATGTCAGCACAAGCAGTGGCACGTGCGGTGCCCAGACCAGAGAAGAAGAAAAGAAACAAGAGTCAAAAGGTGCTTATGCGGCAGAACTATCCAGTTCGTTATCTCATTCCGGCTTATGTGATGCTACTCATCTTCTTCTTTGTTCCGACTATTCTCAACCTTATTTACGCCTTCACGAATTGGTCTGCTTATTCCAAGACGATATCGTTCGTAGGTCTTTCCAATTTCGTAGATCTCTTCAGGTCGGGAAATCTGCTGCGTGACCTCCGTATTACACTAATCTATGCTTTGCTGGTCGCGATCTTCCAAAACACATTCGGATTAATGCTTGCGGTTTTCCTTGAGGAGGACACTAGAATCAATCGCTTCGCTAGGACTATGTTCTTCATTCCCGTCATCATGTCCGCTTTGGCGGTTGGCTATATCTGGCAGGCGGTACTCAAGTCCGATGGGGCTTTGAACCAGATTCTATCCTTCCTGCTTGGTGCGAATATCGATGTGGCGTGGCTGGGATCTACGATATGGACGATTATCGTCGTAGCCGCAATCCATGGATGGAAGTGGATGGGACTGTCAATGCTCATCTTTCTGGCTGGGCTCAAAACCATCGATTCTGACGTAATAGAGGCGGCGGCCATTGATGGAGCGACCCGTAGGCAGACCTTCTGGCGTATCAAATTTCCGCTTCTTGCACCGGCTTTCACTTTTAATGTGGCGACGTCTTTACTTGGCTCCATGAACGGTTTCGACATCGTTCAGGCAACAACGCAGGGCGGTCCTGGAAGCACTACCGAAATCATCAATATCTTCATCTGGAGAACATTCGGCCAAGGACTGTATTCGCAGTCCACGACGATGAGTCTTGTTCTGTTCATTATGGTTATGATCATCGCAGTGCCGCTCATTTGGTATCTGCGCAGAAGGGAAGCGAAAATCCTATGA
- a CDS encoding carbohydrate ABC transporter permease, translating to MTSATYGAAPKTNDSVTVNRPSKGHAIFHAIMVFVVMIVLLGIPFWLLVVTAGKTQAEAVVPNMSLPSQWHLLENFKTVLVDGKMIAAFFGSIVVTVPSVFLALLFGSMASWILARRTTKLLAVVYALGISGLILPPAVVTVMMLLKIIGLSGTAVGMVGVYVGIYMSTVIFFVTGFIRTIPVSLEEAARVDGAKPIRIFFTIILPLLGPTLATATILVTLYIWNDVFYSLFILSGKMDLLPLNLYNVASAGLYLNNWHLIFAYIILMSLPLLIIFALAQKKIISGITGGAVK from the coding sequence ATGACATCCGCAACGTATGGCGCAGCGCCCAAGACCAATGATTCCGTCACGGTCAATAGACCTTCCAAGGGGCATGCCATCTTCCACGCCATCATGGTTTTCGTGGTGATGATAGTACTTCTCGGCATTCCTTTCTGGCTGTTGGTGGTTACAGCAGGGAAAACTCAAGCGGAAGCTGTGGTCCCTAATATGAGTCTGCCAAGTCAGTGGCATCTTCTGGAGAACTTCAAAACGGTATTGGTGGACGGTAAAATGATTGCCGCGTTCTTCGGATCCATCGTTGTTACCGTTCCGTCGGTGTTCCTCGCACTGCTGTTCGGTTCGATGGCCTCGTGGATTCTCGCGAGACGGACGACCAAGCTGCTTGCCGTTGTGTATGCGTTGGGCATCTCCGGTCTGATTCTTCCTCCGGCCGTGGTCACTGTGATGATGCTGCTGAAGATCATCGGCCTGTCCGGCACCGCAGTGGGTATGGTCGGCGTATATGTGGGCATCTACATGTCGACGGTAATTTTCTTCGTCACTGGTTTCATCCGTACCATTCCGGTGTCGCTCGAGGAAGCGGCGCGTGTGGATGGTGCTAAGCCGATACGAATCTTTTTTACCATCATTCTGCCGTTGCTCGGTCCTACTCTCGCTACCGCGACGATTTTGGTAACCCTGTACATCTGGAATGATGTGTTTTATTCGCTGTTTATCCTGTCGGGCAAGATGGATCTCCTTCCTTTGAATCTGTATAACGTGGCTAGCGCCGGCTTATATCTCAACAATTGGCATTTGATTTTCGCTTACATCATTTTGATGAGCCTCCCGCTCCTGATTATTTTCGCGCTGGCTCAGAAGAAGATCATTAGCGGCATTACAGGCGGAGCCGTGAAGTAG
- a CDS encoding LacI family DNA-binding transcriptional regulator, with protein sequence MARGARQTKAASIKDVAALAQVSVPTVSRYLNDRERVSDEKCEKIAKAIEMLGYRPNPIARALVKERTKSIAVLSTNTTLYGQSHCIEGIEESARAAGYSLAIEILSDTSRSKLRASVQSSLDQNPAGVILLNFDQVGNDAFAYLPSDLPTVLIAGGREKETAQISLCERESGYELTKYLLSLGHRTVYHVAIPGDGGDYTRLSGWRRACEEAGVPTTVPIEAGWNPESGREIGRKLGADPEVTAIFAGNDELAMGIIRGLNDAGRKVPEDVSVAGFDDHPIGSIWNPELTTIRQDFRLVGMKSFELLEAKINDLVEGNGHTENWNRYVEIPGELIVRESTRSVR encoded by the coding sequence ATGGCCCGGGGTGCAAGGCAGACGAAAGCAGCCTCAATCAAAGATGTTGCTGCCTTGGCGCAAGTATCGGTTCCTACGGTATCGCGCTACCTCAATGATCGGGAGCGCGTTAGCGACGAGAAATGTGAGAAAATCGCCAAAGCGATAGAAATGCTAGGGTATAGGCCGAATCCAATCGCTCGAGCCTTGGTGAAGGAGCGGACAAAATCGATTGCGGTTCTGTCTACGAATACGACGCTGTACGGCCAATCGCACTGCATTGAAGGCATTGAAGAAAGTGCAAGAGCTGCCGGGTATTCGTTGGCCATCGAGATTTTGTCGGACACCAGCCGTAGCAAGCTTAGGGCAAGTGTGCAATCAAGCTTGGATCAAAATCCTGCGGGTGTGATCCTTCTCAACTTCGATCAGGTGGGCAACGATGCGTTCGCATATCTGCCATCCGACCTCCCCACGGTACTGATTGCCGGTGGGCGGGAGAAAGAGACGGCCCAGATTTCATTGTGTGAGAGGGAAAGCGGGTATGAGCTGACTAAGTATCTTCTTTCACTGGGCCACAGAACCGTATATCACGTGGCGATTCCCGGTGATGGCGGTGATTACACGCGTCTTAGCGGATGGCGCCGAGCGTGCGAGGAGGCCGGCGTGCCGACCACTGTTCCCATTGAAGCTGGATGGAATCCCGAGAGCGGTCGTGAGATCGGGCGAAAACTCGGTGCCGATCCGGAGGTAACCGCGATTTTTGCGGGCAATGATGAGTTGGCTATGGGCATTATCCGTGGTCTGAATGATGCCGGGCGCAAAGTGCCTGAAGATGTCAGCGTTGCTGGATTCGATGACCATCCGATTGGGAGTATCTGGAATCCGGAACTTACTACGATAAGGCAGGATTTCCGTTTGGTGGGCATGAAATCCTTTGAGCTTCTTGAAGCCAAGATCAATGACCTTGTGGAGGGGAACGGACATACGGAGAACTGGAATCGTTATGTGGAGATTCCAGGTGAGCTTATTGTTCGTGAATCCACGAGGAGTGTGCGTTAA
- a CDS encoding YdcF family protein: MTMLSLGYCILGVMLCIATFFLAKKHPNRISNGFILELAVILLLESLLGLMAAHMGASPWLMGVAYVLAYIRPVLFVILGFALLVNGIIGVRREGFSLTSALPFAWGIMLLFSGYWFLWGPGQGMSGSEFYVRVMTFVSMMVNYIPIALFGVWFSNDICYKSGKAPETEYIIVLGCSILDDGTVTPLLRGRLDAAIAAWEQGGRRATIITSGGQGHDEVISESRAMANYLLSQGVPESSILLEDKSSTTEENLKFSHAIMDARGGAAHCTIATSSYHCLRAAMFARRLGINASCVGGHTAAFFYPAAFFREYIALIMRNRPAVIIFFGLVVVRFALMLMDIVPEGVFF; this comes from the coding sequence ATGACAATGCTGAGTCTTGGCTACTGCATCTTGGGCGTCATGCTCTGCATTGCCACCTTTTTTCTGGCCAAAAAACACCCCAACCGCATTTCGAACGGATTTATTCTGGAGCTGGCCGTCATTCTTCTTCTCGAAAGCCTCCTTGGTCTGATGGCAGCTCACATGGGGGCATCTCCTTGGCTGATGGGCGTAGCTTACGTCCTCGCATACATTCGTCCGGTTCTCTTCGTAATTCTGGGATTCGCCCTGTTGGTCAACGGCATCATCGGGGTGCGGCGCGAAGGTTTCTCCCTTACCAGTGCGCTTCCCTTCGCTTGGGGTATCATGTTGCTCTTTTCCGGTTACTGGTTCCTTTGGGGGCCGGGGCAGGGCATGTCGGGCTCGGAGTTTTACGTCCGCGTTATGACCTTCGTGAGCATGATGGTGAACTACATTCCTATCGCGCTCTTTGGTGTCTGGTTCTCGAACGACATCTGCTATAAGTCCGGCAAGGCTCCTGAAACCGAATACATCATTGTGCTGGGTTGTAGCATTCTCGACGACGGCACGGTCACGCCGCTGCTGCGGGGGCGCCTGGATGCGGCGATCGCGGCTTGGGAGCAAGGCGGACGTCGCGCAACAATCATCACGTCCGGCGGTCAGGGCCATGACGAGGTGATTTCCGAAAGCCGTGCCATGGCCAACTACCTGCTTTCGCAGGGCGTACCGGAAAGCAGCATTCTCTTGGAAGACAAGTCCTCAACGACCGAAGAGAATCTGAAGTTCTCGCATGCCATCATGGATGCCCGCGGTGGAGCCGCACATTGCACCATTGCCACGAGCTCCTACCACTGCCTGCGCGCCGCGATGTTCGCACGACGTCTTGGCATCAACGCAAGCTGCGTAGGCGGACACACGGCGGCCTTTTTCTATCCGGCGGCGTTCTTCCGCGAATATATCGCCCTGATTATGCGTAACCGTCCTGCCGTCATCATCTTCTTCGGGCTCGTTGTCGTTCGCTTTGCGCTCATGCTGATGGATATCGTTCCGGAAGGCGTCTTCTTCTAA
- a CDS encoding phosphotransferase enzyme family protein, which produces MAQQITSLLDDPTQTVSLDTFSGLTKGCPAPFWLFQGVCGAWGIDHSRAQLNLITVSENATFLLLLDGEPQGVVRVSQPGYVGGPEAVASEISWLNALHDIDGISLINPVPTVRGTFVTKINDLNGIGWTVISTKYVEGTVLEDLDNPAPYYETIGQWAAKFHEQSRNWNKPYGFTRFNWDLSNMVGPAPRWGRWESANLTDDERALCDTALWKAMDVVMKVPRTNDTWGLIHADLRPSNVIRGDDGRLTVIDFDDAGYSWYLYDYASSLSFIEHESYAPDLAKAWVKGYQAVAGTFTDDELHIMSALSMIRRLQMLGWTTNHREDALPDGLAAQQAPGSVMCAKRYLDDPLWLLH; this is translated from the coding sequence ATGGCACAGCAGATCACCAGCCTGCTCGACGACCCGACACAGACCGTCAGCCTCGACACGTTCAGTGGGCTGACCAAAGGGTGTCCGGCACCATTCTGGTTGTTTCAGGGAGTATGCGGCGCATGGGGCATCGACCATTCCCGCGCCCAGCTCAATCTCATCACCGTCTCCGAAAACGCAACGTTCCTGCTGTTGCTTGACGGCGAGCCGCAAGGCGTGGTGCGCGTCTCACAGCCCGGCTACGTGGGCGGACCGGAGGCCGTCGCCTCGGAAATCAGTTGGCTCAACGCGTTGCATGACATCGATGGCATCAGCCTGATCAATCCGGTACCCACCGTACGCGGCACGTTCGTGACGAAAATCAACGACCTCAACGGAATCGGCTGGACGGTCATCTCGACCAAATACGTGGAAGGCACCGTGCTGGAGGATCTCGACAATCCCGCACCTTACTACGAGACCATCGGCCAGTGGGCGGCGAAGTTCCACGAACAATCCCGTAACTGGAACAAGCCATACGGCTTTACCCGTTTCAACTGGGACCTGTCGAACATGGTCGGTCCGGCCCCGCGTTGGGGACGCTGGGAAAGTGCGAATCTCACCGATGACGAGAGGGCATTGTGCGACACCGCCCTATGGAAGGCCATGGACGTGGTGATGAAAGTGCCGCGGACCAACGACACCTGGGGACTGATCCACGCCGACCTACGTCCCTCGAACGTAATCCGCGGCGACGATGGCAGACTGACGGTCATCGATTTCGACGACGCCGGTTACAGCTGGTACCTCTACGACTATGCATCCTCCTTGAGCTTCATCGAACATGAATCCTACGCGCCCGACCTCGCCAAGGCATGGGTGAAAGGCTATCAGGCGGTCGCCGGAACATTCACCGACGACGAACTGCACATCATGTCGGCATTGTCGATGATCCGCCGTCTGCAAATGCTCGGCTGGACCACCAACCATCGTGAGGACGCACTGCCTGACGGCCTGGCGGCTCAACAAGCCCCCGGCAGCGTGATGTGCGCCAAGCGGTACCTTGACGATCCGCTATGGCTGTTGCACTGA
- a CDS encoding amino acid permease, whose protein sequence is MTASTVSGSSIGSVTYVETDKDYFKKRQLKRTAGAFGLWAIGIAAVVSGDFSGWNGGIAQAGWGGMLVAALVVYLMYVLMLNSISEMASAMPHTGGAYSFARAAMGPWGGFFTGLAETVEYVMTAATIVYFSSAYADAILSDLTGYSLDDHGLRWIWWLGLYVIFVVVNWLGAETSFRFAEVVSIAALAIVALFGIGAFVTGKADFSTLLNITPTDGNSAFLPFGPGAIFYAMPFAMWLFLGIEQLPLAAEEVREPEKNIPKSSRLCIFTLGLSALIIVFLNPAVVGSEALAGSDEPLLDGYRAILPGNLAAVLSAFALIGLLASIQGIMFAYGRNLYSLSRAGYYPAFLSLTGKKKTPYWGLIVGAIIGFAALFIIAYGGSGAGSVVLNIAVWGAVLAYLLQMVSYVLLKRNMPDIKRPFTSRFGVPGAVIAGLLAFCIFVAVLLNPDYRLAVYTMVAIYILATIFFAVYGRKHLVLSPEEEFAASGGKAEYKTED, encoded by the coding sequence ATGACGGCATCAACCGTTTCGGGAAGCTCCATAGGCAGCGTGACCTATGTGGAAACCGACAAGGACTATTTCAAAAAACGTCAACTCAAGCGGACCGCGGGAGCATTCGGCCTATGGGCCATCGGCATCGCGGCAGTCGTTTCCGGCGACTTCTCCGGATGGAACGGCGGCATAGCGCAGGCCGGCTGGGGTGGCATGCTCGTGGCCGCCCTCGTGGTGTACCTCATGTACGTACTCATGCTCAATTCCATCAGTGAAATGGCCTCCGCCATGCCACACACCGGCGGCGCATACTCGTTCGCCCGAGCGGCCATGGGGCCATGGGGCGGCTTCTTCACCGGGCTTGCGGAAACCGTGGAATACGTGATGACCGCCGCCACCATCGTCTACTTCTCTTCGGCATACGCCGACGCGATCCTGTCCGACCTGACCGGCTACTCGCTTGACGACCACGGTTTGCGCTGGATCTGGTGGCTCGGCCTGTATGTCATCTTCGTGGTAGTCAACTGGCTCGGCGCCGAAACCTCATTCCGCTTCGCCGAAGTCGTGTCGATTGCGGCGCTCGCCATCGTAGCGCTGTTCGGCATCGGCGCGTTCGTAACGGGCAAGGCCGACTTCTCCACACTGCTCAACATCACGCCGACGGACGGCAACTCCGCATTCCTGCCGTTCGGACCGGGCGCCATCTTCTACGCCATGCCGTTCGCCATGTGGCTGTTCCTCGGCATCGAACAGCTCCCGCTGGCCGCCGAAGAGGTGCGCGAACCGGAAAAGAACATTCCGAAGTCCTCCCGCCTGTGCATCTTCACCCTAGGTCTGTCCGCACTGATCATCGTGTTCCTCAACCCGGCCGTGGTCGGATCCGAGGCGCTCGCCGGTTCCGATGAGCCTCTACTTGACGGGTATCGTGCGATTCTGCCCGGCAATCTTGCCGCGGTGCTCTCCGCCTTCGCGCTCATCGGCTTGCTCGCTTCCATCCAGGGCATCATGTTCGCTTACGGACGCAACCTGTATTCGCTGTCCCGCGCAGGCTACTATCCGGCGTTCCTGTCGCTGACCGGCAAGAAGAAAACGCCGTATTGGGGCCTGATCGTCGGCGCCATCATCGGCTTTGCCGCGCTGTTCATCATCGCCTACGGCGGTTCCGGCGCAGGTTCGGTGGTACTTAACATCGCCGTATGGGGTGCCGTGCTGGCTTACCTGCTGCAGATGGTCTCCTACGTGTTGCTCAAGAGGAACATGCCCGACATCAAGAGGCCGTTCACCAGCCGCTTCGGCGTACCGGGCGCGGTGATCGCGGGACTGCTGGCCTTCTGCATCTTCGTGGCGGTGTTGCTCAACCCTGACTACCGCCTAGCCGTCTACACCATGGTGGCCATCTACATTCTCGCCACCATCTTCTTCGCGGTCTACGGCCGCAAGCATCTGGTGCTCTCCCCGGAAGAGGAGTTCGCGGCATCCGGAGGCAAAGCCGAATACAAGACCGAGGACTGA